The sequence below is a genomic window from Coffea arabica cultivar ET-39 chromosome 4c, Coffea Arabica ET-39 HiFi, whole genome shotgun sequence.
TTACTCTAGGAAGGGGGATCTACTGATTTGACCCGCATTAATGTCCCGACACCTAATAAGTTAGGGCGGCATAGGATCTCAAATAGTTGTTAAGTAGTCATGTTAAATCCATTTCTTTATATGCAATTAAAGTGGGTTCTCGAAAAAATTTCCTATAAATGGTGGagtcgaaccacgttaaatattatgtgttgttaatctttcatgcttgtgacttgtttatcattaaattgttgtatacttgatatctcaatagttgttcATTCCGCGCTTGGATCCTAACAACATCACCACCTATCTGTTTTACGGACTCTTTCAGGGAACTCAACTCTGCTTCTAATACGTGGATTCGTCCCCTTGTGAGGTAATTCGAAACATGTTGATATATCTTTCCTCAGCTTGTGCCGAATGCCTCCTCCAAAGAAGCCGCCATTGTTATTGGTGTGAGTGCGCTTCTCGGCAGTGGTGGTGGACTCTGGAATGGGCTTGTTGGAAATCTTAGACTTGTTGGGAGTCTGGGAAGTAGCACCGCCGCCGGCGGTGGACCGAGGGGGGGCAGAAtcacagattttttttttatttcttgatcTTCCCTTTAAACAGGTGATGGAGCCGCCTCGCTGCATCTCCGGCACCACTGTTCCGTGGGAGCGTAGAGCGAGTCTCGTAAAGAGATTGAGGGAGCACGGGATTTGCTTTAAAAAATGAACAGAATCTTTTAAATCGTGGTGAAGTGGCGGCTATGTTTACGCACAATCAGCGGACGAATTTGAACGGAGTCGGTAGTGTGGGACCGGAGAGAGAAAAAGCCAATTAACTGAAAATCTTGAAAATTAACTGAAAATTAAAGCTGCTCCAACTTGCCAATTAATTGAAAATATTTCTCATCTTGGTTTCTTTATTAACCTCACAAGCAAGACATGATTTAGAGTTTTGATTTTATTCGGTTATCTTCTTAATATAACAAAAGTTCTTAACCTTCTCTTTCTGTTATTGAACTTTacataataaaaatatatatatacccgTTAAGTATATCTTTATATGTAACAAAGAGGCAGAAACAATTTGTATATGCAGACATGCATACATACAGTTGATTACATATTACATGTCTACTTTTTGTGTGCCTATATTTGTGTATCACTGTAGATCATTTGTCTACTATACTATACAATTGCGTTGGTTTgtcaatatatacatatatgtccAATTCATAATAATACTGATatatttcattttggaaaataaaatgaaagtgGTGATGCATTACTTAGTTCATTAGTGAAAAAGTAATAGATACATTTATACAagaaatatgtatatataatatactcgTCTATGTATGtgtataaatttatattaattGTCATTCATCTAATATTAATCGTGTATACAATGTCACTACATAAAAGattaattatatatgtgtaccattgaggtggggctatcaacaatcaaattatataatatcaaatagaaaatgaaagtgatgCATTTGTTAGTTCATTAGTGAGGGCCTAAAAATTAAAGGTTTTGGATTCAAATTCCTTTCCCTCTCCCTACTTCTTAAATCCCACCTTTTATCtgttagaaaaattatatatcTATTGCCTCAGTATTATACTACTGTCAACTTTCAACTGTCAAATAATATAGTGGCTTAACACTTAAACATTAAAAGTTCTAATTAGTACGATCTTATATTTAAAAACAAATCATTGGTATTTTATGTTACACACAAACtattaaattcaaatgaaaggcCAAATAAACAGAGCcaaattgttttgttttagttgGTTCATTCAGttatttttttggtcaaatagcAACATTTTTCTTTGCAACAGTTTAGCCAAATTGTTAGTCCTAAACCGATCCACCCAATAGGAAGGCCAAACCGACGCCCGTGGGGTCGtagagcaattttttttttttttgtggaaattTGATGCGGCCATGTTCGGCCGAATTTTACTTGACCTTGGGTGATCGTTAGACCAATTCCGGTAAGAGTACCAAGGTTGCTAaattttttgttgcatttttatatttatagaTTTTTTTATAGTGTACTAGTAATTTTTTTAAGTCCCAATCGAATCACCCAAGGGTCACGTAGAATTGCATTACCCTTAGAGTCCGTTTGGTACATGGAATGATAAGGGATTGAATTAATCATTTTGTGTCATTTCATCTTTGGTTGTATTTTACACATGGGATGATAGATCTCAACTAACCGAACTAATTTCCTATTCATGGGATAAAATAATCTTATAGAGGAAATGGTATTAGTCATCCAAGGATGACCAAGAGATGggatgataaaattttaaactgGTTTATTCTtacaaataatataaatttatactcTCATAATTATATAACCTCACGCTCACACGATAATATAGCATGAATGGACTAATTTGCCCCTATTacttattttaaagttttttgaccaatacaataatatttggactaatttgctCTTACGAATAATACAAATTCATACTGATATAACCATACTCTCACATAATAATATCATGATAAACTGACTTATTTGCCCCTACTAATTATATTAAACTTTTTTCACTAATTCGCCCATATTTATTATgttaaaatttttaacaaatttacccCAATTAATTATCTTAAAATTGTCTTTGACTAATTTGTCCCTACTTacataaaaaggaaaaggaatatATTGCCCTTGGACTAAATTACCCTTTACTAACCTTGCTTTTGTCAACCAAGTTTTGTATAAATACATAACCTTATTAATTGGGCTTTGCAAATGAGAGCTTCAACAAGTTCAATCTCGCCCCAAAGAAAAATATGTTGTATTGGCTTGAATTTGGATCGTTTAAAACTCTTAAATGGGTTGGATTTTATTCAATTTAGCTCTAACTTGGCCAAAAATTGGCcaattatttaattgaatttcaaatttagatccaaaaattagtttaaaaccTATTTTCAAGGGCTCGAATAGGTTGAGTTTGAGCGAatgtaaatttttatatatcaaaacttTTTACTTACTTTATAATTCTAAAGTTTCAAATTACTTTATCTGAATAAATGTTATAAATtactaaattattttattacaaCAATCCTACAGATTAAGGGGTACTTTCGACATTAAAATATTAATCCTATCGCTTTTAATTTCCAGCCAAACACGAGTTAGGATCATTTTCTAATATATCATATTCAATTTAGAGCCAACTAATCACTAGATAACTTGAATTATTAATCCGAGAATGACTCAACTTAAGATTAACAATTCGAGGATGAGTTATTTCATCTTATCCGGTCTATGAACCAAACGAACCCTTAATGAATTAATGCTTATTCAATGACAAAGTTAGGACCGTTAGATGTTAGAGGGTGATGTGGGCGGTCCAAATCCAGATCCCAATTTTGGGTCGGATCTCGAGAAGCCCCAAATTGCTATATTTTTAAATTCGGACCGGACCGACCGATCGAACCGAAAATCGGCCAAATGTCCGGTCTGAGTTATTTTAAAAAACTGGATAGTTAGAAATTAGTCAAATCTGGTAAAAAATCAGGTTTGACAGGAAAAATCGGAAGACCGGTTGGTGTCAATTTTTTTAAGAAGGTCAAAacatttttaatattatgtttggACCCCTcgtttgttaaaaattattaatatacgacaaatatttcatactctATGAATTTCGTCCTAAAGTTTGGTgctatttttcaatcaaatccataattttaattctaaacttgatAATGTTCatcaaataatataaattgctacttgatcgttctaatttctttgtattttcttgttaaatatgtttgaaacatcaaatatatatgaatatatttttattaatattaacattcTTTTAGGTGtgttacatataatattttaatttttaaataatttttattcatGACGTCATCCGATTCGAGATCGATTGAACCCATTAACCCCTAAATTCGATCGAATCGATACCCTCGATTCAAGTATGAAAACATAGCCAAATTGATGGTTTTGGTCAACTCTCGAGATGTCTCTCCCGAGTCATCTTGATATTTTACTCTAGGAAGGGGGATCTACTGATTTGACCCGCATTAATGTCCCGACACCTAATAAGTTAGGGCGGCATAGGATCTCAAATAGTTGTTAAGTAGTCATGTTAAATCCATTTCTTTATATGCAATTAAAGTGGGTTCTCGAAAAAATTTCCTATAAATGGTGGagtcgaaccacgttaaatattatgtgttgttaatctttcatgcttgtgacttgtttatcattaaattgttgtataCTTGATATCTAAATAGTTGTTCATTCCGCGCTTGGATCCTAACAACATCACCACCTATCTGTTTTACGGACTCTTTCAGGAAACTCAACTCTGCTTCTAATACGTGGATTCGTCCCCTTGTGAGGTAATCCGAAACATGTTGATATATCTTTCCTCAGCTTGTGATGAATGCCTCTTCCAAAGAAGCCGCCTTTACATACTCTGCCTCCTGCCTCTTCGGATTTGGCACCATTGTTATTGGTGTGAGTCTCGCCGGTGGTGGTGGACTCTGGAATGGGCTTGGTGGAAGTCTTAGACTTGTTGGGAGTCTTGGAAGTAGCACCGCCGCCGGCCAGGGGGGCAGAatcacagttttttttttatttcttgaccTTCCCTTTAAACAGGTGACGGAGCCGCCTCGCTGCATCTCCGGGACCACTGTTCCGTGGGAGCGTAGAGCGAGTCTCGTAAAGAGATTGAGGGAGCACGGGATTTGTTTTCAAAAATGAACAGAATCTTTTAAATCACGGTGAAGTGGCGGCCAATTTTACGCACAATCAGCGGACGAATTTGATCGGAGTCGGTAGTGTGGGACCGGAGAGAGAAAATACCAATTAACTAAAAATCTTGGAAATTAACTGAAAATTAAAGCTGCTCCAACTAGCCAATTAACATAAAATATTTCTCATCTTCGTTTCTTTTTTAACCTCACAAGCAAGACATGATTTAGAGTTTTGATTTTATTCGGTTATCATCGTAATATAACAAAAGTTCTTAACCTTCTCTTTCGATTCTTGAACTTtacataataaaaaatatatatatacccgTCAAGTATATCTTTTTATGTAACAAAGAGGCAGAAATAATTTGTATATTCAGGCATGCATACATACAGTTGATTACATGTTACATGTCTACTTTTTGTGTGCCTATATTTGTGTATCACTGTAGATTATTAGTCTACTATACTATACAATTGCGTTGGTTTgtcaatatatacatatatgtccAATTCCTAATAATACTGATATATTTCATTttcgaaaataaaatgaaagtgGTGATGCATTACTTAGTTCATTAGTGAAAAAGTAATAGATACATTTATACAAGAAATATGCATATATAAATATACTCGTCTATGTATGtgtataaatttatattaattatcaTTCATCTAATATTAATCGTGTATACAATGTCACTACTTAAAAGATTAACTACATATGTGTACCATTGAGGTGGGGCTATCAACCATCAAATTATATAATATCAAATAGAAAATGTGTGACAGCccgccttcccctaaggcgtaccaaaggggttagcagactgcctgcctaactctcgccaggactactaacaCGGTTGTATACAAACTAAAACGTTCCAAAATATTTTAGCGCGCTCAAAAGAATCAAAGTCACGAAACAAAAACGAGAAAACGGGGCCGCACATGAATAGTGTCGTATCTGTTCAAAACCTATACAAGTGCAATAACTTTGTATACTCCAAGTAAGGGACATTTCCAAGCCAAAGTAACACATGAACATTTCCAAACACCCTTATACACGCATAATTACAATTTTACATCTCAAAAGAAATGCTGGATCCAAGTACATGTGTGGATTTctcaactatcgaggagctatacaaaagaatattcaAAACTAGTTCAACTCGGCTTCAAAACCTCATAGTTTCCCAAAAGGTtactccctgtaaggaaaacaaagtaacgagaggtgagcttacgctcgtgaggtaccaccAAGACACACCAATGAACACATTTTATCACATAGTGACCCAAAACTCATAAACAAAACAAGTCaatataaaaggatacaattggctctcaagagccactttCCACATACCGCACTTGATCTccaacccgttgacactccgtcaactttcaaagcGAAGCACATTCCGTAGACCCCCACTTTGCTCCATATCCCTTCCACCgatcacccccttaccgggcccgaacatctCACAGTAACAgagagggtaatactcgagtataccataagGTCGAGGAGTTAGTACTCCACTCGACTACAGTGAACCCCAAGGTCCGTTATCAATTCGCCCAAGCCCTGGCCTGCTCGACTCGATTAAAGACCAATGGGGTATGAGCTCAGATAGCACAATTCAGTTGTCGGGCAAAGCCCTCAACCATGTCAAATCATACATGTAGACAATTTCACCTTTTGACAGTAATAGTAATACAGATAAGAGATCGAAAGCGATAacgtacactctcgtctcattcaagccattcaagttcacataacaagtataaTCAACCATTTAAATAGTAGACCATATAATGGCACACTCACCAAggtaagtaagcaaattcaTAAGTTAGCTTCAGGCGTAGGCGTCGCAGTACCGGTACGACCTATAcaacaaaaatatcacaattaaGACTCGAACACGAGTCAAAGCAAATCCACAcactaccaaaaataaggccCAATAGAATGTATAAGTGCATAACCAAGCTAGGGAGGGTCCGGAAATGGAGTTTATGCCCTAGAACCAAAAGACAGtcttgacgtcatttagcggaacggacacaactagaactacacttatcggattggggcgcaatttatgccgtttcgaatctaagccAGAAAGCtataattttgatgaagactacttagccCAGTCCTCACCCTAACTAGATCAAATTtacccaaaacaactccagattttcaaGTTCAAAGCTTACTGCGGAATTCAACTAGCaatcctgattcattcactcatatctcagcaaacacaactccaattcaggtaattctaaagccatttgaaagctaagatataaggctataattcttaagaaaacACCAACAATCAATTCGggaatattcctggtcaaactaaccaattacataagctgattatcagttttggacagaaacagggcagcagggataTTTCGGTCTTTTTACAGGCTaagttgctccgattgagctgaaatttgcaggcaactataaaacattattctctacaactttcatgttttatactaaggCCAATTTGacctctaactaggagaaacagtaccggacagaacagggttacttaaaaccctaaaatctggaattttcctaCAAAAGCGGAATTGTTCCGCAATCAACCACCATTAACACATAGAAGCTCTAAATTATTCAATATAAGGCTATCATATCTTAGCTAACTACAATAAactatataaaacagaaaatttcccaataaatagaaaaattgagCAATTCCACCATAACCCATGAAATAATCCACTAAATAGCATGCTTCACCACTAGAATCCCTTAATTGAACATTACTATGATGAAAGGGACAATATCTTGACAAATCACCTTTGCAACCTCAAGAAACAAGATAGCTAAGGCTTGTTCTTCCCAAATGGCTCCACCAATCACCTTAAACTCACATctcaactcacttttgtggagaaatttgaaagattaacAGTTGGtttccaagattgaagcaagaaaggaagagaaattGAAGAAGCTCTATCTCTTCTTTGGCTTCAAAGTGCAtggccaaaagaaagaaaatggagatGATTTTGTGGGTCAAAATTACTTTAGGAAAGGTGATATACtctagtcaaagtccaacctccaTTAGGGTTATGACAAGTGGCATTTTTGTGTTTATCTCATTCCTTTGTCTTCCAATACCTAATTACACTAGCTACCCTCTAATTAACTCATAGCACCATGATATAAACCCTGTATATTGAAAACCTACACAGTAATCACATTCCCCATACTTAGCgcgctagtgggtcccacatccactgTGCACCTCCACTACCACAGAAAATGACTTATTCCAGGAAAATGGTTTAAAAgtcatattttctcataaaaatcCCTAGAAAATGTGCATATTAAAGAAAACACTAAAATTAAGCCCAAATGCCTAAAATAattgcctagaaaataagaaaatgttcggggtctcacactctctcccccttaaagaatttcgttctcgaaatttctcacctgcGTCATTAAACAATCCTGGGTATCTCGTTTTCATCTCCTTCTCCATCTCCCAGGTTGCCTTTTCGACCCCGTGGTTCTTCCATAGAATTTTCACCagtgaaatttgtttatttctcAGCTTCTTAACTTCTCTATCAAGTACTCGCACAGGTCTCTCCTCGTAGGTAAGggtttcatcaatttcaatctcCTCCGGTTGCATAATGTGAGTTGGATCGGGGTAATACTTTTTGAGCATTGATACATGGAATACATCGTGAATCCGTGACAAGCTTGGCAGCGTATGCTACTTTCCCAACTCGTTAAAGAATCGAGAAGGGTCCTACGAACCTAGAttggagtttctttcctctgCCAGCAGTGACACTCCGCAACGGGGAAATCTTAAGGAAAACATGGTCTCCGACTTCAAATTCCAGATCTTTCCTTCGAttatctgcgtagctcttttggcgactttgaGCTGCCTGGAGTCTCTGACGGATTGACTTGATTTTTTCTTGggcatcctccatccaaggaatgaTAGTAGGGTCTAAGATCTTCTtttctcctacttcatcccagtatATTGGCGAACTGCACTTTCGCCCATAAAGAGCTTCATACGATGCCATTTGGATCGATGAATAGTAACTGTTATTGTAGGCGAACTCCACTAACGTCATATGTTGACCCCAATTACCCCCGAAATCTAGAATACAAGTGCGTAACATGTCCTCGAGGGTTTGAATCGTccgctccgactgtccatccgtctgaggatgataagtggtGCTTAAATTCAGTTTCGTCCCCAAAGTCTCCTAAATCTTTTGCCAAAATTTGGACATGAAACGAGGGTCTCGGTCGGAAACTATACTTACGGCCACACCATGTAATCTCacaattttctccaaatacaTCCGAGCTaacttatccatggaatacttcatattcacaggtaagaaatgagccgacttggtcaaccgatcaacgattacccaaacggcatcatgtcctttttggATTCTAGGTAGTCCaaaaacgaagtccatggtgatatgctcccacttccattcgggtatctccagAGGCTGAAATAGTTCCGAAGGTTTTTGGTGTTCGGTTTTAACTTGCTGGCATACTAGACAGGTTTGTACATATTGGGCTATCTCTCTCTTCATCTTGTCCCACCAGTACAATTGTCGcaagtcttgatacatcttattactactcggatggattgtatatttGGATCGATGAGTTTactccaaaatttttcttctcaGGTTTTCATCATTAGGCATCACTATTCGATTCCGAAAACTCAAAATCCCTTCAGGATTTAAATTGAAATCCAAAATTTCTCCTTTCTTCACCTTTTCCACCCATTTCTGAATCATCGAATCCTCCGcttgagcttctttaattcgaTCCAATAGTGTGGATGTCACACGGATATTTGTAAAAGTTATCTTCTTATGTTCCAATCATGGATTTCACTCCCCAACGGTTCCCAACAATTCCCACTCCTTCACCATTAACCCAGAAATCTGAGCCTTCCGACTTAGGGCATCAGCTACAACATTAGCCTTACCCGGATAGTAGTTAATagtacaatcataatcttctaaaaattccatccaccggcgTTGTCTCATGTTCAACTCCTTctggaaaaaaatatatttaatgcTCTTATGATCGGAATAGACCTCAAAGGTTACCCTGTAcaaatagtgtctccactttttcagagcaaagatAACTGCCGCCAGCTCTAAGTCGTGGGTGGGATAGTCTTGTTCATGGATTTTCAGTTTTCTAGAAGCATAGGCTATCATATTCTGGTGTTGCATCAGTACGCATCCCAAACCTTCTCTAGAGGCGTCGGTGTAAACAGTAAAACTGTCCTTACCGTTAGGTAAGGCCAGAATAGGGGCCATGCTTAACCTTCGcttcaactcttgaaaactGTTCTCACACTTATCACTCCACAGAAACCGACCACCCTTCTTCGTTAGATCAGTTAAGGGACTGGCAAGTTtcgaaaaatctttaataaatcGCCGGTAATAACCTGCCAACCCTAGAAAATTTCGAATTTCAATAGGATTGCCGGGTCTCTTCCACTCAGTCGCTGCCTTTACCTTGGCCGGATCTACTGCAATTCCTTCCTTTGAAATCACGTGCCCCAGGAAAGAAACCTTCTCtaaccaaaactcgcacttactaaatttggcgtaCAACCGGTGCTCCCTCAGGGTTTGTAAGACCTCTTTCAAATGTTGCACATGCTCCTCACGGGTTTTTGAAAAAACCAAAATGTTATCGATAAAAACAACGACAAATCGATCcagatagggtttgaaaatccGATGCATAAGGTCCATAAAagcggcaggggcattggttagCCCAAAAGGTATCACGGCGAATTCGTAATGCCCATAACGAGAACTGAAAGCAGTCTTAGGCACATcttccttcctaatcaacaattgATAGTATCCCTATCGAAGATCTAACTTAGAAAAGACCACCGcaccttgcaactggtcaaataactcatcaatgtggggcaatggatacttattcttaatggttACATTGTTCAACCCTTGGTAATCGATACACAGTCTCAAGGTCCCctccttcttcttaacaaagagAACAGGTGCCCCCCAAGGTGATCCACTCTCATGAATAAAACCTCGCTCTAAAAGGTCTTGCAACTGCAACTTCAATTCTTTgagttcagcaggtgccattcggTAGGGAGTCTTGGAAATAGGGGAAGCCCCCGGTAATAGGTTAATTTCAAActcaatctctctttccggaggtaaattCACTAACTCATCGGAAAATACGTCTGGATATTCACTCACTACGGAaacattttctatttttagtttATCGGTAGGAGTGTTAATGAGAAAAACTAGGAACCCCTGTGCCCCTCTACTCAGTAGTTTCCTAACCCGAATTCTCGAAATCATAGCAGATGAGACTAGACTACCCCTCACATCTAATCTCAAAGTTGCCTCCCCAGGGATacgaaatttaaaaatttttcttttacaaTCTAATTGGGCATCGTATCGAGCCAACCAATCCATGCCCAatatcacatcgtaccccttaatggccaaacttatcaaattccccaacaactttctctctcctacctaGATTTCACAATTTGTATACAATTTGCTAGAAATCAAACATTGGTCCCCCGTAGGGGCACTAACTTCCAGCTCATAGGGGAGAGTGACAGCGTGTATATCGATTCCACACATAAACTCAGGGTTAACgaaggaatgggtggcaccagAGTCTATCAAAATTCTAGTTAGGCGGTGGAAGATAGGGATcttaccttccaccacctctgTCGAGTCAGCAACCGGACGCTGCTCGATGGAGTATACTTGAGCAGGCACCTTCGGTTTTGCTCCTTCTACCCGCGACTGAGTTCCTCTCACTTCCCGAGACTGGACCGGACAACTGGCGAGCCGGTGCTCCGTACTCCCACAGCGTAAGCACTTGTTCTGCTTCCTCCAATAGTCGTCCTCCATGTGGTTTAATTTCCCACAGAAGCTACACGGTCCACAAGAAACAGTGGCTGAACTCCCTTGCGAGGCGCTCCTCTACTGGCCTCGTCCCGATTGGCCACCTCGGGATGGAGTCCCTTTTGCCGTCCCCGAGGACCGTCCCCCTCCGGCTCCCTTTCCAAATTTGGGAAGGGTACCTTTATCCCCTTGAGTTGGGCTACTCCCAGAAGCTCCACGTTTTCTATTTTGAAAGTTCCTCACTTGAAACCTGGCATTCTCAGATCGTAAGGTTTTCTCAATTACATCACCAAAAGTGGTAATTTGGGCTACGGCCAAATCCTTTTGACCTTTTGAATTTCTACGTTAAGCCCCTGAAGGAAACCTCTCGCCCTCCTTTGTTTGGTTAGAATAAGTTCAGGAGCGAATTTGGACAAGCGGGTAAACTGGTTCTCGTATTCAGCCACAGATTGGGtgccttggcggagtcgaatgaaccCGTCTTCCTTCTTCTCTTGGACCAATGGCAGAAAGTACTCGGTATTGAACTCCCTTACGAAGTTCACCCACGTTCTTGGTGTCTGTTCTCGCTCCCATTTCGTCTGGATAATATTCCATCAAGAACGAGCGGCCCCTTCTAATTGAAAGACCGCAAAAGTAACCTGCCTCTCCTCCAAGTAATGTAGAGCGGCAAAATGTCTATCATCTTTTCTAACCACTGTTCGGCGACGTCCGAATCGGGCCCTCCAAGAAACTTTGGTGGAGAGAATTTTTGAAACCGTTCGAGAGCTCGATCCTCGCTCTCGACGTGATTTCCAGGATTTTCAGGGTTACCAACTGGTGGAACAGGGTTGGGGCCCTATTGTTGCACCACCTGGGCTAAGAGATCAGTCATCCGCTGGATAGCAGCGGCTACCTGAATGTTGGGATCAATTTGGGGTTCAGAATTTGGTTCGGGCATAGCGGTCCCAGTATCCCGTTCAGTCATGGCATGGGCTGTCTACCCCCACGTCCCCTGCCTCGGCCACTACGCGTGCCTTCTAtcgatctaagtcaatctaaggtCGAGACACGAAGATAATATTAAAAGTGCATACAAACATAGTCATATAAGCATGAACAAAGAACCAAAATAAACATCACATAAGGCATGTATACACATAGAGCAGTTATACATAGAACACATAACTGTGTCAAACAGTCATACATAAACAGTCaagcaaatatatacaaaagtaCTCCTATGAAGCCAAAAGAGAGTCTTCCAAAATACACTATACAAACTAGGTCTCAAAAGTACCACATAACAAACCAAAAGCTTTTCCTAGGCATCCCTCGCATGGGATCAAAACATAGTCCAAAGAACTCTAGCCTAGTTCTCAACTGAGCCAACCGACTCTTCCCCAGAGCTAGAGCTAGGGGCGCCTCCCTCTCCTGGAGCTCCGTCACCTGGAACTCCCCCTAACACATTGGCGTCAATCACTCTCTGGATTAGCGCCTCACACTCGTTGATAATACCGCCGGACTGGTCTCTCACCTCCCGGACTACTCTAGTGAGACGGTCGTTAACCACCTGCAACTGCTCCCTCAGAGCGTTCGTTCACTCTTGCTCCATGGCCACATCCCCCTGGAGCTCTCCAATCCGATCGGCCTGCATCCTTATGATGCCCCTAAGCCTAAGAGTCTTAGTGTACTCCCTGGCGGTGGCACATCTTAGCCTCCTTCGTTCAGCAAGTACCGCCACGACCACGTGGTTCGCGTAAGAGTAATACTGACAATGCCTATAGG
It includes:
- the LOC140004711 gene encoding uncharacterized protein: MTLVEFAYNNSYYSSIQMASYEALYGRKCSSPIYWDEVGEKKILDPTIIPWMEDAQEKIKSIRQRLQAAQSRQKSYADNRRKDLEFEVGDHVFLKISPLRSVTAGRGKKLQSRFVGPFSIL